One Myotis daubentonii chromosome 3, mMyoDau2.1, whole genome shotgun sequence genomic window carries:
- the LRRC38 gene encoding leucine-rich repeat-containing protein 38: MRPRTAPRAPAGPAAAALGLCSLLLLLGPGRACPAGCACPDPHTVDCRGRGLPSVPDPFPLDVRKLLVAGNRIQRIPEDFFIFHGDLVYLDFRNNSLRSLEEGTFRGSAKLAFLDLSYNNLTQLGAGAFRSAGRLVRLSLANNRLEGVHEAAFETLESLQVLELNDNDLRSLSVAALAALPALRSLRLDGNPWLCDCDFAHLFTWIQENASKLPKGLDEIQCSLPPENRRVFLRQLSEASFSECRFSLSLTDLFIIIFSGVAVSIAAIISSFFLATVVQCFQRCTPNKDAEEEDEDEDD, translated from the exons ATGCGCCCCCGcaccgccccccgcgcccccgcgggacccgccgccgccgcgctcgGGCTCTGCAGTCTCCTGCTGCTGCTCGGGCCCGGCCGCGCCTGCCCCGCGGGCTGCGCCTGCCCCGACCCGCACACCGTGGACTGCCGCGGCCGCGGGCTGCCCAGCGTGCCCGACCCCTTCCCGCTGGACGTGCGCAAGCTGCTGGTGGCCGGCAACCGCATCCAGCGCATCCCCGAGGACTTCTTCATCTTCCACGGCGACCTGGTCTACCTGGACTTCAGGAACAACTCGCTGCGCTCGCTGGAGGAGGGCACGTTCCGCGGCTCGGCCAAGCTCGCCTTCCTGGACCTCAGCTACAACAACCTGACCCAGCTGGGCGCCGGCGCCTTCCGCTCGGCCGGGAGGCTGGTCCGGCTGAGCCTGGCCAACAACCGCCTGGAGGGCGTGCACGAGGCGGCCTTCGAGACCCTGGAGTCGCTGCAGGTGCTGGAGCTCAACGACAACGACCTGCGCAGCCTCAGCGTGGCCGCCCTGGCCGCGCTGCCCGCGCTGCGCTCCCTGCGCCTGGACGGCAACCCCTGGCTCTGCGACTGCGACTTCGCCCACCTCTTCACCTGGATCCAGGAGAACGCGTCCAAGCTGCCCAAAG GCCTCGATGAAATCCAGTGCTCCCTGCCCCCCGAGAACAGGAGGGTGTTCCTGCGCCAGCTGTCGGAGGCCAGCTTCAGTGAGTGCCGGTTCAGCCTCTCGCTCACAGACCTGTTCATCATCATCTTCTCGGGCGTGGCCGTGTCCATCGCCGCCATCATCTCCAGCTTCTTCCTGGCCACCGTGGTGCAGTGCTTCCAGAGGTGCACCCCCAACAAGGACGccgaggaggaggacgaggatgAGGACGACTGA